The Planococcus liqunii genome includes a region encoding these proteins:
- a CDS encoding YjiH family protein encodes MKKFTVSTWLLFLIPSILGVFLFIVPVPTEEGWVVPIALLANWVAGFIEPIAPWIMLVILIIAAVGSLVVITRKVKEGHKVSFFDRLFNVNLFWTIVRIVGAVFAVMVLFQVGPEAVWSADTGGLLLSPDGLLSFLFTIFLFAGLFLPLLMNFGLLELFGTMMVKIMRPLFRLPGRSSVDALASFVGDGTIGVLLTNTQYIQNKYTQREAAIIGTTFSVVSITFAIVVIQRVGLGEYFLPYYGTVILASLVLALIMPRIFPLAQKPTTFMNGKPQESMSEEVPEGYNVVSHGVENALSKADENKSVAEFFKDGFKNVLDMWIGVAPVVMAFGTIALMLATYTPIFTILGKPFEPYLMLLGIPEAAEAAQLMVVGFADMFLPVILADGMIESELTLFVVATMSVTQLIYMSEVGGLLLGSRIPVNILDLIVIFLLRTIIALPIVAGIGHLLF; translated from the coding sequence GTGAAAAAGTTTACAGTTTCGACCTGGCTATTGTTTTTGATCCCGTCTATTCTGGGCGTGTTTTTATTCATCGTGCCGGTACCAACAGAAGAAGGATGGGTTGTGCCAATCGCTTTGCTAGCGAATTGGGTAGCTGGGTTTATTGAACCTATTGCACCGTGGATTATGTTAGTCATTTTAATAATTGCGGCTGTCGGCTCGCTTGTCGTGATCACCCGCAAAGTGAAAGAAGGACATAAGGTCTCATTTTTCGATAGATTATTCAATGTTAATTTATTCTGGACAATCGTCCGAATCGTTGGCGCCGTTTTTGCAGTCATGGTTTTATTCCAAGTGGGGCCGGAAGCGGTTTGGAGTGCCGATACAGGCGGTCTCCTGCTATCTCCTGACGGATTGCTGTCCTTCCTCTTTACCATTTTCTTATTTGCTGGCTTATTCTTGCCGCTCTTAATGAATTTCGGTCTTTTGGAGTTATTTGGAACGATGATGGTAAAAATCATGCGCCCGCTGTTTCGCTTGCCTGGGCGCTCATCAGTTGATGCGCTTGCGTCATTTGTTGGCGATGGAACAATTGGAGTTCTTTTAACCAACACGCAATATATTCAAAATAAATATACGCAGCGCGAAGCTGCGATAATCGGGACCACTTTTTCGGTTGTTTCGATTACGTTTGCCATTGTTGTTATTCAGCGGGTCGGACTTGGGGAATATTTCCTGCCGTATTACGGAACCGTTATTTTAGCGAGCCTTGTGCTTGCGCTTATCATGCCGCGTATTTTCCCCTTGGCCCAAAAGCCGACAACGTTCATGAACGGCAAGCCGCAGGAATCGATGTCTGAAGAAGTGCCGGAAGGATACAATGTTGTTTCTCACGGCGTTGAAAATGCCTTGTCAAAAGCTGATGAAAACAAATCAGTAGCTGAATTCTTCAAGGACGGCTTTAAAAACGTTTTGGATATGTGGATCGGTGTAGCACCAGTTGTTATGGCGTTCGGTACGATCGCATTAATGCTGGCTACCTATACACCTATTTTTACTATTCTTGGAAAACCATTCGAACCTTATTTAATGTTGCTGGGTATTCCCGAAGCAGCAGAAGCAGCACAGCTGATGGTTGTCGGATTTGCTGATATGTTCTTGCCGGTCATACTTGCTGATGGCATGATCGAATCCGAATTGACACTATTCGTCGTTGCTACGATGTCGGTTACGCAACTCATTTACATGTCAGAAGTCGGCGGCTTGCTGCTCGGCTCGAGAATTCCCGTCAACATCTTAGACCTGATTGTCATTTTCCTGCTTCGCACAATTATCGCTTTGCCGATTGTTGCCGGCATTGGACATCTGTTATTTTAA
- a CDS encoding L-threonine 3-dehydrogenase, with protein sequence MKRIMITGALGQIGSELVEKLRNIYGQDNVLATDIRAAQDAKGPFELLDVTDAQRMHDLAKDFGADTMMHMAALLSATAEEKPLLAWNLNMGGLVNALEASRELDMQFFTPSSIGAFGPSTPKKNTPQDTLQRPTTMYGVNKVAGELLCDYYFQKFGLDTRGVRFPGLISYVAQPGGGTTDYAVDIYYKAIEQKSYTSYIAKGTYMDMMYMPDALQSIVDLMEADPSKLEHRNAFNVTAMSFEPDEIAASIRKHIPDFQMSYDVDPIRQGIADSWPDSIDASAAEKEWGFKAAYDLDSMTADMLEKLKKKLVTI encoded by the coding sequence ATGAAGCGTATTATGATTACAGGGGCACTAGGACAAATTGGATCAGAATTGGTGGAGAAATTGCGGAATATCTACGGACAGGACAATGTCTTGGCTACCGATATCCGCGCTGCACAGGATGCGAAGGGGCCGTTTGAATTGCTGGATGTGACAGATGCACAAAGAATGCATGATTTAGCGAAAGATTTCGGAGCCGACACGATGATGCACATGGCAGCTTTATTGTCTGCCACAGCGGAAGAAAAACCATTGCTTGCCTGGAATTTGAATATGGGCGGCTTGGTGAACGCGCTGGAAGCTTCAAGAGAACTCGATATGCAATTTTTTACGCCAAGTTCCATCGGGGCATTCGGGCCTTCTACACCGAAAAAGAACACGCCGCAAGACACGCTTCAGCGACCGACGACGATGTACGGCGTCAACAAAGTTGCCGGAGAGCTGCTGTGCGATTATTACTTCCAAAAATTCGGCCTGGATACCCGAGGCGTCCGTTTCCCGGGGTTGATTTCCTATGTGGCACAGCCGGGCGGCGGAACGACCGATTATGCAGTGGACATCTATTACAAAGCGATTGAACAGAAGAGCTATACGTCGTACATCGCAAAAGGCACCTACATGGATATGATGTACATGCCGGATGCGCTTCAGTCGATTGTTGACTTGATGGAAGCAGATCCATCAAAACTGGAGCACCGCAATGCGTTTAACGTAACGGCCATGAGTTTTGAGCCGGATGAAATTGCAGCTTCTATCCGCAAGCACATTCCGGACTTTCAAATGTCTTACGACGTAGACCCGATCAGACAAGGAATTGCCGACAGCTGGCCGGACAGCATTGATGCATCCGCAGCCGAAAAGGAATGGGGCTTTAAAGCTGCCTACGACCTCGATTCCATGACTGCTGACATGCTGGAAAAACTAAAAAAAAAATTAGTGACCATTTAA
- a CDS encoding amino acid ABC transporter substrate-binding protein has translation MKKFSLLLVLLFAAIILAACGGGSTEEDPTTDDATGSGGTEEDVLAKVKEEGKLVVGTEGTYPPFTFHDDSGKLTGFDVEIAQEVGKRLGVEVEFLETQWDAMFAGLDSGRFDMVANQVGINPEREESYEFSDPYISSTAVLVVAKGNEEIKSFEDLEGKLSAQSLTSNYAETARSFGAEIEGVEGFNQAIELLNSGRVDATVNDNLTVLDFLKQRPDANIEIVDEASDVAKSALLFRKGSGAIVEEANTALAEMIEDGTYDKISEKWFGENVLE, from the coding sequence ATGAAGAAATTTAGTTTATTGTTAGTGCTCCTGTTTGCTGCAATCATTTTGGCAGCATGCGGAGGCGGCTCGACAGAAGAAGATCCAACAACAGACGACGCAACAGGATCGGGCGGTACAGAAGAAGATGTTTTGGCTAAAGTGAAAGAAGAAGGCAAATTGGTTGTCGGTACGGAAGGAACATATCCTCCTTTCACTTTCCATGACGACTCCGGAAAGTTGACCGGTTTTGATGTTGAAATTGCACAGGAAGTCGGCAAACGCCTTGGCGTTGAAGTTGAATTTTTGGAAACGCAATGGGATGCCATGTTTGCAGGACTGGATTCGGGCCGCTTTGATATGGTAGCCAACCAAGTCGGCATTAACCCTGAACGTGAAGAAAGCTATGAATTTTCGGATCCGTATATTTCTTCTACTGCCGTATTGGTAGTGGCAAAAGGCAATGAAGAAATTAAAAGCTTTGAAGACCTTGAAGGAAAACTCTCTGCCCAGTCCCTAACAAGCAACTATGCTGAAACTGCCCGTTCGTTCGGTGCTGAAATCGAAGGCGTCGAAGGTTTTAACCAAGCCATTGAATTATTGAATTCGGGGCGCGTTGATGCAACTGTAAATGACAATTTAACCGTTCTGGACTTTTTGAAACAGCGTCCGGATGCCAATATTGAAATCGTGGACGAAGCTTCAGATGTTGCGAAAAGTGCATTGTTATTCCGTAAAGGCAGCGGTGCTATTGTTGAAGAAGCAAACACAGCCCTAGCTGAAATGATTGAAGACGGCACATACGACAAAATCTCTGAAAAATGGTTCGGCGAAAATGTACTTGAATAA
- a CDS encoding amino acid ABC transporter permease codes for MYLNNIFSDPVRLERLSDISQSAWLPLLEGLVQYTIPLTLIAFVLGLILAVLTALARISTVKILQWIARVYVSIIRGTPLLVQLFILFYGLPTIGVVIDPFPAAILGFSLNVGAYASEVIRASILSIPKGQWEAADTIGMTYVQSLRRVILPQAARVSIPPLSNTFISLVKDTSLASLILVTEMFRIAQQIAATNYEFLLLYGQAALIYWVVCFLLSIGQGRLENRFDRYVSR; via the coding sequence ATGTACTTGAATAATATTTTCTCTGATCCGGTTAGGCTGGAGCGTCTTTCGGACATTTCCCAATCCGCCTGGCTGCCGTTGCTGGAAGGGCTGGTCCAGTATACGATTCCTTTAACGTTGATCGCTTTTGTACTTGGGCTGATTTTAGCTGTATTAACAGCACTTGCCCGTATTTCTACAGTAAAAATTCTGCAATGGATCGCCCGCGTATACGTTTCGATTATCCGTGGGACGCCGTTGCTTGTTCAGTTATTTATTCTATTTTACGGACTGCCGACAATCGGAGTGGTCATCGATCCATTTCCGGCTGCGATTCTCGGATTTTCATTGAATGTCGGAGCCTATGCTTCCGAAGTGATCCGGGCGTCCATTTTGTCCATCCCGAAAGGCCAATGGGAAGCAGCGGATACAATTGGCATGACATATGTCCAATCCCTTCGCCGCGTCATATTGCCGCAGGCGGCACGTGTGTCCATCCCACCCCTTTCCAATACCTTTATCAGTTTGGTAAAAGATACGTCGCTGGCATCGCTGATTCTCGTGACGGAAATGTTCCGCATCGCTCAGCAGATTGCCGCAACAAACTATGAATTCCTTTTGTTATATGGCCAAGCAGCCTTAATATACTGGGTCGTCTGTTTCTTATTGTCAATCGGCCAAGGCAGACTAGAAAATCGTTTTGACCGTTATGTTTCCCGATAA
- a CDS encoding amino acid ABC transporter ATP-binding protein: MISIRNLHKKFGDLEVLKGIDVDVQKGQAIVVIGPSGSGKTTFLRCLNILEVPTAGSVTIDDQTADFSKPFSKRQITAFRKQSAMVFQHYNLFPHMTALENVMEGPIIVQKKDKAAARKKAEAILTKVGLSDKMDYYPFQLSGGQQQRVGIARALALEPKVMLFDEPTSALDPELVGEVLQVMKDLASEGMTMVVVTHEMRFAKGVADEVLFMDGGKIVERGKPEDIFNNPKEERTQQFLNLIEKTDVI; this comes from the coding sequence ATGATATCCATCAGAAATTTACACAAGAAGTTTGGCGATTTGGAAGTGTTGAAAGGCATTGATGTCGACGTCCAAAAAGGACAAGCGATCGTCGTCATCGGCCCTTCCGGATCCGGCAAAACCACTTTTTTAAGATGTTTGAATATCCTGGAAGTCCCTACTGCCGGATCGGTTACGATTGACGATCAGACTGCTGATTTTTCGAAGCCATTTTCTAAACGCCAGATTACAGCTTTCCGAAAACAATCGGCCATGGTATTCCAGCATTACAATTTGTTCCCTCACATGACGGCGCTTGAAAACGTCATGGAAGGGCCTATCATCGTCCAGAAAAAAGACAAAGCGGCGGCACGCAAAAAAGCGGAAGCAATCTTAACAAAAGTTGGCCTCAGCGACAAGATGGATTATTATCCGTTTCAATTGTCAGGCGGCCAGCAGCAGCGCGTCGGCATTGCCCGGGCGCTCGCTTTGGAACCGAAAGTGATGCTGTTTGATGAGCCAACGTCAGCACTTGATCCTGAATTGGTCGGCGAAGTGCTGCAGGTCATGAAAGACCTTGCTTCTGAAGGCATGACGATGGTCGTCGTCACGCACGAAATGCGCTTCGCTAAAGGTGTTGCCGATGAAGTACTCTTTATGGACGGCGGCAAAATTGTGGAACGCGGAAAACCGGAAGATATTTTCAACAATCCAAAAGAAGAACGCACCCAACAATTTTTGAATTTGATCGAGAAAACAGATGTAATTTAA